In the genome of Mycobacteriales bacterium, the window CGTTCCTGCGGTCGGCAGGCTGATGGCCAGCGGCCCGGCGACCACTGCCCCGACCGCGAGCAGACCGAGGACGGCTCGGCGGTTGCGCACCAGGCACAGGTACGCGAGCGCGCTGCCGCCCACCGCGACCGCCCAGGTCACCAGCGGTGCGCCGCCGATCGCCGCGAGGCGGACCAGCGGGCCGTTGGCCTGACCGAACGCCAGCCGGGCCCACGGGAAGCCGTCGAAAGGCCAGCGGTCGCGAAGGAACTCCTGGCCGACCCACATCAGCGAGCACGCCAGCGGCCACCACCGCAGCCGCCCGGCCAGCGCGAGAGCCGGCCCGAGCGCGAGGTACCACAGCGACTCGATGATCGCGACCGCCGCCCACGCCTCGATCCCGAACGGCTGCAGGAACGACACCGTCGGAACCCACATGCCGAGGCCGGCGAGCATCCCCAACCCGGCTGCGGAGCGCAGCCGCCGGCCGCGCACCGTCAACGTGAGGCCGGCGACCCCGAGCAGCGCCACCGGCCACCAGCCGAGGGGCGGGAACGCGGTCCACAGGGCCACACCTGACGCGATCGCCGCGGCGGCACGAGGAGCCCTACGCGAGAGCCCGCAGCGTGGGGGAAGGATCCGCTTCACTACCCCGGAACGTATCTCGGATCCGGCCCGGATGCCCTTCGGACCGACGCCAGGACGGCCGGCCGCCGCCCTCACGCCGTTGTCTACTGGGCATCCGGACCGCTCCCGAATGGTCGCACCACGCCTGACTTCGGTCCGGCGACGCACCGGAGGCCGACTGGACCTGGCACCAGCTCAGTCGCGGCGGGTGCACACCGTGACTGACCGGCCAGTCGGTATCTCGCAATGGTCGCCTTGGTGAAGGCCACGCGTCCCTGTGGTGGACGCGCAGGAAACTAGCGGCGTGCCTCCTGCGCCTGTCAACTGGCCGCTGACCTGCGCAAACGCGCGAAATTGCAGGTCAGAGGCCAGATGAACAACCGGGAAATCTCGCCCGTTCGCCCGGTCGGAGCAGGCACGTCCAGACCCAGGCGCCCAAGGACACAGCACACGCCGCCACAACCTCGACCTGAACTCGACAGTCAGGCAGTTGGTAGGTGGTTCGCCTCGGGGTCGAGCCACGAGGGACGCGACTGCGGTCCCCACAGCCGCGCCAGCCGGCGATAGTCCGCTCGCAGCGCACGGTGCAGCTGCGCGACCAAGGACGGCGTCAGGTCGAGCTCGTCGGCCGCCACCTCGCGGCGTACCAGCGCCGAGCCTCCCTCGTTGAGCCGGACCATCCAGTCGGGCACCCGGTGGGTGTTGCCGGTCCGCAGCACGAGCTCCCCGACGGCCCGCCACCACGCCCGCGGCGGCCGCTTGCCCGCGCTGGCGTTGACCACCGCGCCCGCGGCGCCGGGCGGGCGCCATGACGTGTCGATGCCGAGGAAGCCGCAGACCCGCTCCAGCACCGCCTGTGGCTCGGCTTCGAGCTCGTCGAGGCTGAGCAGCAGCATCCGCTCACGGGATATCGCCGCCAGCCACTGCTCGGCTTGCAGGGCGTAGCTCGTGGTCAGCAGATAGCGCGGATCGGTGGTCAGCGCCTCACTGATCGGTCGGGTCTCGCTCCCCCAGGCCAACGCGTGCAGGTAGGCCGAGCGCATCCGGGCGACCGGCTCGCGTACCACGTAGATGATCTTCGGCTCGGCAACCAGCGACGTGACCCGCTCCGCCACGCCCGAGTAGTGCGGAAACATCGAGTACGTCGTCGACGCCTCGCCGATCGCGACCGCGCCGCCCGCCTGGGCGAACAGCGAGCGGTACCACCCCTCCCCCCGTTCCCAGGCCGACCGGTCGGAGAAGTAGTGCGGCTCCTTCGGGTCGCACAGGTAGGCCTGCGGGTGCTGCTGCAGCAGGCGGTGCAGGGTGCTCGTGCCCGACTTCTGGGCGCCGATGATGAAAAACCCCGGCAGCACTCCCTCCACGGGGCACGACCCTAGTGCGGCTAGGCAGCCGAAGTGCCGCTTTGTCGACTTAGCGATACCAGCGCCGCCAGGCTGATCGCCGCGATGACGCCGCCGAACACCTCGCCGGTGTGGATCAGGCCGTACTTGTCGCTTGCCGCCCCGATCGCGACGACCGGCAGCGAGATGCCGACGTAGCAGATCGCAAAGAAGCTCGAGGCGACCTTGCCCCTCTCCTGCGGCGGCGCGGCGGCGGTGACGGCACCGAGCGCCGACCGGAAGCTGAGCCCCTGCGCCGCTCCGGCGAGCACTCCCCCGGCGAGCAGCAATGCGAGCGACTTCATGCCGATGGCGACTCCGAGCAGCGCACTGCCCGCGATCAGTGCCGCCGTGCCGCCGAGCAGGGCGCCGCGCGTCGCGACTTGCAGCGACGCCGCCTGGCCGACCGCCGACGCCGCGAACACCGCAAACACCACCTCACCGGTGAGGAATGGGTCGCGGTGGCCGAGCAACGCCAGGGTGGCCGCACACACGGCGGTGAAGAAGCCGAGCACCGCGAAGCCGGCGAAGCCCGCCGTACCGGCCTGGACGAACGCCGCCCGCGACCCGCTGGGCACGCCGAGCTTCTGGAAGCCCAGCCGTCGCGGGCCGTCGACCTTCACCGTCTCCGGCGTGGCGAGGACGGCTACGGCCGCAACCACCGCGAGCGCCAGGTGCACGGCGTAAGGGGTGGTCAGCGGGTCCGCGACGTACTTGGCGAGGACGCCGGCGAGCAGCGGGCCGAGCCCGAGCCCGCCGATGTTCGCCAGCGCCGCGATGAGGCTGGCCGGCACCTTCCGGTCGCCACCGGCGAGATCGGAGATGGTCGCAGTCGCGGTGCCGGTGAACACTCCCGCCGACAGCCCGGAGAGCAGCCGGCCGAGCAGGAGCAGCGCCAGGCCCGCATCGTGGCCGTGCACCTGGGCGGTGACCAGGAAGACCACCGACGACGCCGCTGCTGCGGCCAGCCCGGCGAGCAGCGACGGTCGGCGGCCGATCCGGTCCGAGGCGCTGCCGAACCCGACGAGCGCGAGCAGCACGCCGATCGCGTAGGTCGCGAACACGATGGTCACGGTCAGCGACCCGATGGCGAAGCGCCCCTCGTACGCCGGATAGAGCGGTGTGGGCAGCGTCGTACCGAGCATCGTCGTGGTGAAGGCGCCGGCGACCAGCGCCGTCGCGATGGGCTTCGGCGCGCTACGGGTCGTCGGCACGGCGTGATCGTTCCACCCAGGCCGTGGAATGACTCATCGGGCGTCGGCATTGATCTCAGAGTGAGTTCTGAGCCCCCGGCGACCCTCCCACTTGCTGTCCTCGACTTCGTGGGGATCGAGTACGGCGAGACCGCTCACGCGTCCATCGCCGGCGCGGTCGGGATCGCCCAGGCGGTCGAGGCCGCGGGTTACCGCCGCTACTGGGTGTCGGAGCACCACAACATGCGCAGCCTCGCCTGCAGCGCACCGGAAATCCTCACCGCGCACATCGGCGCGCTGACGTCGACGATCCGGGTGGGCGCCGCGGGGATCATGCTGCCGAACCATTCGTCGCTGAAGGTCGCAGAGACGTTCCGGACGCTGCTGGCGATGTATCCGGGCCGCATCGACCTGGCGCTGGGTCGCGCACCCGGGACGGACCCGTTGACCGCGCACGTGCTGCGGCGCGGGATGGTCGCCGATCCGGGGGCGGAGTTCCCCGGACAGGTCGGGCAGCTGCTCGGCTTCCTCGACGACGCGTTCCCCGACGACCATCCCTACAAGCCGCTCGTGGCCGCACCGGTGGTCGACGAGAGTCCCGAGCTGTTCATCCTCGGGTCGAGCGGGTACGGCACGAAGTTCGCCGCGGTCAACGGGATGAGCGCGGTGTTCGCCCATCACATGAGCCCGGACATCGCGATCGAGGCGCTCGTCGCCTATCGCG includes:
- a CDS encoding LLM class flavin-dependent oxidoreductase, whose product is MSSEPPATLPLAVLDFVGIEYGETAHASIAGAVGIAQAVEAAGYRRYWVSEHHNMRSLACSAPEILTAHIGALTSTIRVGAAGIMLPNHSSLKVAETFRTLLAMYPGRIDLALGRAPGTDPLTAHVLRRGMVADPGAEFPGQVGQLLGFLDDAFPDDHPYKPLVAAPVVDESPELFILGSSGYGTKFAAVNGMSAVFAHHMSPDIAIEALVAYRAEFEPRVSGAEPYSAMSVLSFASEDEEAIAEFEAGWTLTMRNIRAGIREPLRPEQVRDFAKSSEFTATRNPVGRMVTGTPDAVVARLQQLKAEAEVDEIVVVTPGTDRSRRTASFVAIADAWRRAA
- a CDS encoding MFS transporter; amino-acid sequence: MPTTRSAPKPIATALVAGAFTTTMLGTTLPTPLYPAYEGRFAIGSLTVTIVFATYAIGVLLALVGFGSASDRIGRRPSLLAGLAAAAASSVVFLVTAQVHGHDAGLALLLLGRLLSGLSAGVFTGTATATISDLAGGDRKVPASLIAALANIGGLGLGPLLAGVLAKYVADPLTTPYAVHLALAVVAAVAVLATPETVKVDGPRRLGFQKLGVPSGSRAAFVQAGTAGFAGFAVLGFFTAVCAATLALLGHRDPFLTGEVVFAVFAASAVGQAASLQVATRGALLGGTAALIAGSALLGVAIGMKSLALLLAGGVLAGAAQGLSFRSALGAVTAAAPPQERGKVASSFFAICYVGISLPVVAIGAASDKYGLIHTGEVFGGVIAAISLAALVSLSRQSGTSAA
- a CDS encoding sulfotransferase, which produces MEGVLPGFFIIGAQKSGTSTLHRLLQQHPQAYLCDPKEPHYFSDRSAWERGEGWYRSLFAQAGGAVAIGEASTTYSMFPHYSGVAERVTSLVAEPKIIYVVREPVARMRSAYLHALAWGSETRPISEALTTDPRYLLTTSYALQAEQWLAAISRERMLLLSLDELEAEPQAVLERVCGFLGIDTSWRPPGAAGAVVNASAGKRPPRAWWRAVGELVLRTGNTHRVPDWMVRLNEGGSALVRREVAADELDLTPSLVAQLHRALRADYRRLARLWGPQSRPSWLDPEANHLPTA